From a region of the Microterricola gilva genome:
- a CDS encoding GNAT family N-acetyltransferase, with translation MFGTGAARITASFTVHTPEEPEWSYRSPNYAQVELGDWPHGSGGRAFATLCDAARAAGIARVNVEVAASDRRAADELSESGLLPGIVFAARDLAAPGAVEPRGLGIRLAGVGDRAALSALAREEAVFQAANTAAGTALDQPPALFDGIADGWLAAEDTVVLIAETAERAEGIVVVQLSVASDAELGLGLPRRFGYIAVLSVTESARGRGVGGALTAHALAWLAAAGTQTVALHYVVDNPTSVPFWTRRGFEPLTITFTCALDPDSGAGAAIAR, from the coding sequence GTGTTCGGGACCGGTGCGGCGCGCATCACCGCGAGCTTTACTGTGCACACGCCAGAGGAACCCGAATGGAGCTACCGCTCACCGAACTATGCGCAGGTCGAGCTCGGCGACTGGCCGCACGGCTCGGGCGGGCGGGCCTTCGCGACGCTCTGCGACGCGGCGCGCGCCGCTGGCATCGCTCGGGTGAACGTCGAGGTCGCCGCATCCGATCGGCGCGCGGCGGACGAGCTCTCCGAAAGTGGGCTGCTGCCCGGCATCGTGTTCGCCGCGCGTGACCTCGCCGCCCCTGGCGCGGTCGAGCCACGCGGACTCGGGATCCGCCTGGCCGGCGTCGGTGACCGCGCGGCGCTCTCCGCCCTGGCCAGGGAGGAGGCGGTGTTCCAGGCCGCGAACACCGCGGCGGGAACCGCACTGGATCAGCCACCCGCCCTGTTCGACGGCATCGCCGATGGTTGGCTCGCGGCCGAGGACACGGTCGTGCTCATCGCCGAAACGGCCGAACGCGCGGAGGGGATCGTGGTGGTGCAGCTGAGCGTCGCCTCGGACGCCGAGCTCGGCCTTGGACTGCCGCGGCGCTTCGGCTACATCGCTGTGCTCAGTGTGACGGAATCGGCTCGGGGTCGCGGTGTCGGCGGAGCGCTCACCGCGCACGCATTGGCGTGGCTCGCCGCGGCCGGGACGCAGACGGTCGCGCTGCACTACGTCGTGGACAACCCCACATCGGTTCCGTTCTGGACGCGTCGCGGATTCGAACCGCTCACCATCACGTTCACGTGCGCATTGGATCCAGACTCTGGCGCCGGAGCAGCGATCGCACGATAG
- a CDS encoding GMC family oxidoreductase — MSGTAAEHRVPQSVIVVGAGSAGSVIARRLVDAGIPVHLLEAGGQDSNPAIHDPSRMGELWHSQDDWDYFTVPQPHAAGRRLHLPRGKVLGGSHALNAMIWVRCAPSDFDHWAALGNDGWAWDDVLPIYKQIEDFTSRVHQDDAADALHGHDGLLDVTDDFELEPIQAAIIDAAVQSGLAHNLDYNGESLDGVSQHQLTIRDGQRLNSYMAYVKPVADSELLTISTGCHVHRLLLDTAADGQAPRVIGVEFEQDGELRTLVADEIVLAAGALDSPRVLLRSGIGPAEELAAHGIPSSVDLPGVGKNLHDHFLAPVIFSTERPIAPPHAGVSIAQSHLFWKSLPELEVPDTQPIHFSVPMYQDGMTGPDAGFSLMAGIVTPKSRGALTLSGPGSHDPLLIDLATLEDEDDVRALVASVRQCRQIGREQALAEGWGASEVYPAAEIGGADNDDEAALRDYVRSHVVTYHHQVGTCAMGVSAAEGAVVTPRLRVHGVDGLRVADASIMPRVTTGNTNAPAVLIGEQAARFILAGE; from the coding sequence ATGTCAGGCACAGCAGCAGAGCACCGGGTACCACAGAGCGTGATCGTGGTGGGGGCGGGGTCGGCCGGATCGGTGATCGCCAGGCGCCTCGTGGACGCCGGCATCCCGGTGCACCTGCTCGAGGCGGGCGGCCAGGACAGCAACCCCGCCATCCACGACCCGAGTCGCATGGGCGAACTGTGGCACAGCCAGGACGACTGGGACTACTTCACGGTGCCGCAGCCGCACGCCGCCGGGCGCAGACTGCACCTTCCGCGTGGCAAGGTGCTCGGCGGTTCGCACGCGCTGAACGCGATGATCTGGGTGCGGTGCGCGCCGTCGGACTTCGACCACTGGGCCGCGCTCGGCAACGACGGCTGGGCCTGGGACGACGTGCTGCCGATCTACAAGCAGATCGAGGACTTCACCAGCCGCGTGCACCAGGACGACGCGGCCGACGCGCTGCACGGCCACGATGGCCTGCTCGACGTGACCGACGACTTCGAGCTCGAACCGATTCAGGCGGCGATCATCGACGCCGCGGTGCAGAGCGGGCTCGCGCACAACCTCGACTACAACGGCGAGAGCCTCGACGGGGTTTCGCAGCACCAGCTCACGATTCGGGACGGACAACGCCTCAACAGCTACATGGCCTACGTCAAGCCCGTCGCCGACTCCGAGCTGTTGACCATCAGCACCGGATGCCACGTGCACAGACTCCTCCTCGACACCGCCGCCGATGGCCAAGCCCCACGCGTGATCGGCGTGGAGTTCGAGCAGGACGGGGAGCTGCGCACGCTCGTCGCCGACGAGATCGTGCTGGCGGCCGGGGCCCTCGACTCCCCGCGTGTGCTGCTGCGCTCCGGCATCGGTCCGGCCGAGGAACTGGCCGCGCACGGCATCCCGTCGAGCGTCGACCTGCCTGGTGTCGGCAAGAACCTGCACGACCACTTCCTCGCCCCGGTGATCTTCTCGACCGAGCGCCCCATCGCCCCGCCGCACGCCGGCGTCTCGATCGCCCAATCGCACCTGTTCTGGAAGAGCCTGCCCGAGCTGGAGGTGCCGGACACGCAGCCGATCCACTTCAGCGTTCCGATGTACCAGGACGGCATGACGGGCCCGGATGCCGGCTTCTCGCTGATGGCGGGAATCGTCACGCCGAAGAGCAGGGGCGCACTCACGCTGAGCGGTCCGGGGTCGCACGACCCGCTGCTGATCGACCTGGCCACGCTCGAGGACGAGGATGACGTGCGCGCTCTCGTGGCCTCGGTGCGCCAGTGCCGCCAGATCGGACGCGAGCAGGCGCTCGCCGAGGGGTGGGGGGCGAGCGAGGTGTATCCGGCCGCCGAGATCGGCGGCGCTGACAACGACGACGAGGCTGCGCTGCGCGACTACGTGCGATCCCACGTCGTGACCTATCACCACCAGGTCGGCACCTGCGCCATGGGCGTCTCGGCGGCGGAGGGCGCCGTCGTCACGCCGCGCCTGCGCGTGCACGGCGTCGACGGTCTGCGCGTGGCCGACGCCTCGATCATGCCCCGCGTGACAACCGGCAACACCAACGCGCCCGCCGTGCTGATCGGCGAGCAGGCCGCCCGCTTCATCCTCGCGGGGGAGTAG
- a CDS encoding aldehyde dehydrogenase family protein: MHTYESLLAAITPQEAPTREVHDPATGALIGTAPVQDVADLEAAIDRAVAAQPSWAALADEERSRYLHRAADAIEAAAEPLAELLSREQGKPLNGPNARFEVGACAVWLRTAADTPLPVEVIVDDGENYAELHYRPIGVVGAIAPWNWPMMISIWQIAPSLRMGNTVVAKPAETTTLSGAALIAVMNQVLPEGVLNLVAGPGRTVGDALTKSPRVGKIMFTGSTGVGKRIIEASANNVTRLTLELGGNDAGIVLPDVDAAAIAADLFWGAFINTGQTCAALKRLYVHDAVYDEVLEHLVAFAKTMPMGVGLDEANVLGPVQNRGQYDIVTRLVDSAKASGARVVLGGDPDHGAIGNFYPATIVADIDPHNDLVLEEQFGPALPVIRYTDLDEVIGLANELEFGLGASVWSADRDQARQIAARLQAGTVWINSHGGLHPMVPFGGAKQSGYGREFGVEGLKAVAEPQVVSG, translated from the coding sequence ATGCACACCTACGAATCACTTCTCGCGGCGATCACGCCACAGGAAGCACCGACACGCGAGGTCCACGATCCCGCGACCGGCGCACTGATCGGCACCGCTCCGGTGCAGGACGTCGCCGATCTCGAGGCGGCGATCGACCGCGCCGTGGCCGCGCAGCCCAGCTGGGCCGCCCTGGCCGACGAGGAGCGCAGCCGCTACCTGCACCGTGCGGCGGACGCCATCGAGGCCGCCGCCGAACCGCTCGCCGAGCTGCTCTCCCGCGAGCAGGGTAAGCCGCTGAACGGCCCGAACGCGCGCTTCGAGGTTGGTGCATGCGCCGTTTGGCTGCGTACCGCGGCAGACACCCCCCTCCCGGTAGAGGTGATCGTCGATGACGGCGAGAACTACGCTGAGCTGCACTACCGCCCGATCGGCGTCGTCGGCGCCATCGCGCCCTGGAACTGGCCGATGATGATCTCCATCTGGCAGATCGCGCCGTCGCTGCGCATGGGCAACACCGTCGTCGCGAAGCCGGCAGAGACCACCACCCTCTCCGGCGCCGCACTCATCGCCGTGATGAACCAGGTGCTCCCCGAGGGCGTGCTGAACCTGGTGGCCGGCCCCGGCCGGACCGTCGGCGACGCGCTCACGAAGAGCCCGCGGGTGGGCAAGATCATGTTCACCGGCTCGACCGGCGTCGGCAAGCGCATCATCGAGGCGAGCGCGAACAACGTGACGCGGCTCACCCTCGAGCTCGGCGGCAACGACGCCGGCATCGTGCTGCCCGATGTGGATGCCGCGGCCATCGCCGCCGACCTGTTCTGGGGTGCGTTCATCAACACGGGCCAGACCTGTGCCGCGCTCAAGCGCCTCTACGTGCACGACGCGGTCTATGACGAGGTACTCGAGCACCTCGTCGCCTTCGCCAAGACGATGCCGATGGGCGTCGGCCTCGACGAGGCAAACGTGCTCGGCCCGGTGCAGAACCGCGGCCAGTACGACATCGTCACCCGGCTCGTCGACTCGGCGAAGGCCTCCGGCGCGCGCGTCGTCCTCGGCGGCGATCCCGACCACGGAGCGATCGGAAACTTCTACCCCGCCACGATCGTCGCCGACATCGACCCGCACAACGACCTGGTGCTCGAGGAGCAGTTCGGTCCTGCGCTGCCCGTGATCCGCTACACCGACCTCGACGAGGTGATCGGGCTCGCCAACGAACTCGAGTTCGGGCTCGGCGCCTCCGTGTGGTCCGCCGATCGCGACCAGGCACGCCAGATCGCGGCGCGCCTGCAGGCCGGTACCGTGTGGATCAACTCGCACGGCGGTCTGCACCCGATGGTGCCGTTCGGGGGAGCGAAGCAGTCCGGCTACGGCCGCGAGTTCGGCGTCGAGGGTCTCAAGGCCGTCGCCGAGCCGCAGGTCGTCAGCGGCTAG
- a CDS encoding arylsulfatase, producing the protein MTVGHAGDRGGAPTFSRGYEGFGGTVGELASQSVPSWPAPRRARDGAPNVVVVLVDDMGFSDISPFGAEIDTPAIQELAEAGYRLTNYHSTPLCSPSRAALMTGLNPHRAGFGSVVHMDPGYPGYQMEIASDVPTLAESFRAGGYATFMVGKWHLSKEANMHDGADKSSWPVQRGFDRYFGSMDGFTTLFHPHRLISDNSPFDGRRDSEEDYLTDGLTDRAIGMLTGLRANDPDKPFFLYFAHHAVHGPVQAKAADIEKYRGMYDAGWDHVRAERFRRQIASGLFPDSVEMSASGPVETMGVPAWEDVPLHKKQLFARHMEVYAAAVDAVDQSVARLVEQLKSMGEYENTIIVFTSDNGATGEGGVNGTRSYFSQFVHLAGLPEDWAGDVPRKLELMGGPQVHGHYPRGWAHVSNTPFRYYKGHSYAGGVHVPLLISWPAGLARHDADHGVRDQYAYVTDIGPTILALAGIERLGTLGGAPVKELDGVSFDGFLRDRTAASLHRSQYVECGGQRGYFEDELKIVSPHLPGTPFTEDGWELYDVSVDPAETRNLAAERPDTVRELAAKWNQAAWRNTVFPMDDTGITYRMRPSTESPLSAPVTLHTGTPTLERFRSSKLTALRSFVITSSLEYRGGDEGVIVSHGDQGGGYLACIENGAITVCYNAYGNMTRASAVLPAEGLLALELRFAALPEMKWKITARLNGDALLDLDPMPQLLGMAPFTGISVGVDSGGPVDWQLHERRGEFAYSGRLHWVRYEPGEKAAYNPEIIADIADVSASLIE; encoded by the coding sequence ATGACCGTGGGGCACGCGGGCGACCGAGGTGGCGCACCGACGTTCAGCCGTGGCTATGAGGGGTTCGGCGGGACCGTCGGCGAGCTCGCAAGTCAGTCGGTTCCCTCCTGGCCCGCGCCCCGGCGCGCCAGGGACGGCGCTCCCAATGTGGTCGTCGTTCTCGTCGACGACATGGGCTTCAGCGACATATCGCCGTTCGGTGCAGAGATCGACACCCCGGCGATTCAGGAGCTGGCAGAGGCCGGCTACCGCCTGACGAATTACCACAGCACACCGCTCTGCTCGCCATCGCGAGCAGCATTGATGACCGGTCTCAACCCGCACAGGGCCGGATTCGGATCGGTCGTGCACATGGACCCCGGCTACCCGGGCTACCAGATGGAGATCGCGAGCGATGTGCCGACTCTCGCGGAATCGTTCCGGGCCGGCGGCTATGCGACCTTCATGGTCGGCAAATGGCACCTCAGCAAAGAGGCCAACATGCACGACGGCGCCGACAAGAGTTCGTGGCCGGTGCAACGCGGTTTCGACCGCTACTTCGGATCAATGGATGGCTTCACCACGCTGTTCCACCCGCACCGGCTGATCTCTGACAATTCCCCGTTCGATGGCCGGCGCGACTCCGAAGAGGACTACCTCACGGACGGACTCACCGACCGGGCGATCGGGATGCTCACGGGCCTGCGCGCGAATGACCCGGACAAGCCCTTCTTCCTCTACTTCGCCCACCATGCGGTGCATGGGCCGGTGCAGGCCAAGGCCGCCGACATCGAGAAGTACCGCGGCATGTACGACGCCGGCTGGGATCACGTGCGCGCTGAGCGATTCCGGCGCCAGATCGCCTCTGGGCTGTTCCCCGATTCAGTCGAGATGTCGGCATCCGGTCCGGTGGAGACCATGGGCGTACCGGCCTGGGAGGATGTTCCCCTCCACAAGAAGCAGCTCTTCGCCCGCCACATGGAGGTGTACGCGGCTGCGGTCGACGCCGTCGACCAGAGCGTGGCCCGGCTGGTCGAACAGCTCAAGAGCATGGGCGAGTACGAGAACACGATCATCGTTTTCACCAGCGACAACGGAGCCACCGGCGAAGGCGGCGTGAACGGCACGCGAAGCTACTTCAGCCAGTTCGTGCACCTGGCCGGGTTGCCTGAGGATTGGGCCGGCGATGTGCCACGCAAGCTCGAACTGATGGGCGGCCCGCAGGTCCATGGGCACTACCCGCGCGGCTGGGCACATGTGTCGAACACACCCTTCCGCTATTACAAGGGGCACAGCTATGCGGGCGGAGTGCACGTGCCGTTGCTGATCTCCTGGCCGGCCGGCCTGGCACGGCACGATGCAGACCACGGTGTGCGTGATCAGTACGCCTATGTGACGGATATCGGGCCTACCATTCTGGCTCTCGCGGGGATCGAACGGCTGGGAACACTGGGTGGGGCGCCGGTGAAGGAGCTTGACGGTGTTTCATTCGACGGCTTCCTCCGTGACCGCACCGCAGCCAGCCTCCATCGCTCGCAGTATGTCGAATGTGGGGGGCAACGCGGCTACTTCGAGGACGAGCTGAAGATCGTCTCGCCCCATCTGCCGGGAACTCCGTTCACGGAAGACGGCTGGGAACTCTACGACGTCAGCGTCGACCCGGCCGAGACGCGCAACCTCGCTGCGGAACGTCCGGACACCGTGCGTGAGCTTGCCGCGAAGTGGAATCAAGCGGCCTGGCGGAACACCGTCTTCCCGATGGATGACACCGGCATCACCTATCGCATGCGTCCGTCGACCGAGTCGCCGCTCTCCGCCCCCGTCACCCTCCACACGGGGACGCCGACCCTCGAGCGCTTCCGATCAAGCAAACTCACGGCCCTTCGTTCGTTCGTCATCACGAGCTCACTCGAATATCGGGGTGGCGACGAGGGCGTGATCGTCTCGCACGGCGACCAAGGCGGCGGCTATCTCGCGTGCATCGAGAACGGTGCCATCACCGTCTGTTACAACGCGTACGGGAACATGACGCGGGCGTCGGCCGTCCTGCCCGCCGAAGGGCTGCTCGCCCTCGAGCTCCGGTTCGCCGCGCTTCCAGAGATGAAGTGGAAGATCACCGCGCGGCTGAACGGCGACGCTCTTCTTGACCTGGATCCGATGCCCCAGTTGCTCGGCATGGCACCATTCACCGGCATCAGCGTCGGAGTCGATTCGGGCGGCCCCGTCGACTGGCAGCTGCACGAGCGACGGGGGGAGTTCGCGTACTCCGGCCGTCTGCACTGGGTGCGATACGAGCCGGGAGAGAAGGCCGCCTACAACCCGGAGATCATTGCCGACATCGCTGATGTCAGCGCAAGCCTGATCGAGTGA
- a CDS encoding ATP-binding cassette domain-containing protein, whose translation MTTPPVAAAARPLLTVDNLVVDYGRAGAKGTFRALSDVSIDIGAGECLGLVGESGSGKSTLGKAILGLTPVSSGTITFAGEDITNARGAARRALASSIQVVFQDPYGSLDPTMTIGDILAEPLTASGTGKKAAAAAVAEMIDRVSLPSSVITRYPSEFSGGQRQRIAIARALVRRPRLIVCDEPVSALDLTTQATILDLFIELQRDTGVSYLFVSHDLGVVRRVCHRVAVMYRGEIVETGDGEEVTRAPQHPYSQRLLMASPVADPAGQAQRRQAWLNLRQSAMVP comes from the coding sequence GTGACCACCCCACCCGTCGCCGCGGCTGCTCGGCCGCTGCTCACGGTCGACAATCTCGTGGTGGACTACGGCCGGGCCGGTGCGAAGGGCACGTTTCGGGCGCTGAGCGATGTCTCGATCGACATCGGCGCCGGAGAGTGCCTCGGCCTCGTCGGGGAGAGCGGCTCCGGCAAGTCGACGCTCGGCAAGGCCATCCTCGGGCTCACTCCCGTTTCCAGCGGCACGATCACCTTCGCCGGCGAGGACATCACGAACGCCAGGGGTGCCGCGCGGCGGGCGCTGGCCAGCAGCATTCAGGTCGTCTTCCAAGATCCCTATGGGTCGCTCGATCCCACCATGACGATCGGAGACATTCTGGCGGAGCCGCTGACGGCATCCGGAACCGGAAAGAAGGCCGCCGCCGCGGCCGTCGCCGAGATGATCGACAGAGTCAGCCTGCCGTCGAGCGTGATCACCCGCTACCCGAGTGAGTTCTCCGGCGGGCAGCGCCAACGGATTGCGATCGCTCGTGCACTCGTGCGACGGCCACGCCTGATCGTCTGTGACGAGCCGGTCTCCGCTCTCGACCTCACAACGCAGGCGACGATTCTCGACCTGTTCATCGAGCTGCAGCGGGACACCGGGGTGTCTTACCTGTTCGTGTCGCACGACCTCGGTGTCGTGCGCCGGGTGTGCCACCGTGTTGCGGTGATGTACCGCGGAGAGATTGTTGAGACCGGCGACGGCGAAGAGGTGACGCGTGCTCCGCAGCACCCGTACAGTCAGCGCCTGCTGATGGCATCGCCCGTGGCCGACCCGGCGGGGCAGGCCCAACGTCGACAGGCCTGGTTGAACCTCCGGCAGAGTGCGATGGTGCCATGA
- a CDS encoding dipeptide/oligopeptide/nickel ABC transporter permease/ATP-binding protein: protein MTTALTDSIDPRLARRGSILGRFLRRPAGATSFAFFLLVVAIAIMAPWIAPHDPNLVDLAITKAPPSAEHLMGGDSTGRDVFSRLLWGARTTLFGALITIVTALVIGVPSGVAAGYFGGRFDRVSTWVSDALQSIPGMIILLIVAAGTRSDFVILMATVGAFMAPGYFRLARSTTIAVRSEPYIDAARVAGLGHGRIMSRHVVKVVYAPVIIQTALTAGIAMGIQAGLQFLGIGDAKTPGWGAMMNDGFRNMLTNPLLLLWPSLALGLTIAALAVMGSTLADVVSVRTPVATKRKRTASALDSAAVTVSTGVVAHASEQSAVRVENLRVQYATPDGDVEVVHGITLDVAPGEVLGIVGESGSGKSQTVFSILDLLPAGGSCSADGLWIGGRSVSALSRAERHRLLGSEIGYIPQEPMSNLDPSYTIGYQLTEPLRAVQKLSRAEAKAKAVSMLERVGISDPARVMRSYPHEISGGMAQRVLIAGAIAGKPSVLIADEPTTALDVTVQAEVLELLRELQQEYKMALVLVTHNFGVVADICDRVVVMRNGNIEEIGEVSTIFGQPTSRYTRELISASLDGAESRSELDAALAVPRKVVNA from the coding sequence ATGACAACCGCTCTGACAGACAGCATCGACCCACGGCTCGCGCGCCGTGGCAGTATCCTCGGGCGCTTCCTGCGCCGGCCTGCCGGCGCGACCTCGTTCGCGTTTTTCCTGCTGGTGGTCGCGATTGCGATCATGGCGCCGTGGATCGCCCCGCATGACCCCAACCTCGTGGATCTCGCAATCACGAAGGCGCCGCCGAGCGCCGAACACCTCATGGGCGGCGACTCCACCGGGCGAGACGTCTTCAGTCGGCTGCTCTGGGGAGCACGCACGACCCTGTTCGGTGCGCTCATCACGATCGTGACGGCGCTCGTGATCGGTGTGCCAAGCGGCGTCGCGGCCGGATACTTCGGCGGACGATTCGACCGTGTCAGCACCTGGGTCAGCGATGCCCTACAGTCCATCCCCGGCATGATCATTCTGCTCATCGTTGCCGCTGGCACTCGCAGCGATTTTGTGATCTTGATGGCGACGGTCGGCGCATTCATGGCGCCAGGGTACTTCCGGCTGGCACGCTCGACCACCATTGCCGTGCGCAGTGAGCCGTACATCGATGCAGCCCGTGTCGCCGGCCTCGGCCACGGCCGCATCATGTCTCGACACGTTGTCAAGGTCGTCTACGCACCCGTCATCATTCAGACGGCGCTGACGGCGGGGATCGCCATGGGAATTCAGGCCGGGCTGCAGTTCCTCGGCATCGGCGATGCCAAGACCCCCGGCTGGGGTGCCATGATGAACGACGGATTCCGCAACATGCTGACGAACCCGTTGTTGCTGCTCTGGCCGTCACTGGCGCTCGGTCTCACCATTGCTGCTCTCGCCGTGATGGGATCTACACTCGCCGATGTCGTGAGCGTGCGCACGCCTGTCGCCACGAAACGCAAGCGCACGGCATCCGCCCTCGACAGTGCTGCCGTGACCGTGTCGACCGGCGTCGTGGCGCACGCGTCAGAGCAATCGGCGGTGCGCGTGGAGAACTTGCGCGTGCAGTACGCGACTCCGGACGGCGACGTGGAAGTGGTCCACGGGATCACGCTCGACGTCGCTCCCGGCGAGGTTCTCGGCATCGTCGGCGAGTCCGGTTCGGGCAAGTCACAGACGGTGTTCTCGATTCTCGACCTGCTGCCGGCCGGCGGCAGCTGCAGCGCCGACGGGCTCTGGATCGGCGGCCGCAGCGTGTCTGCCCTGTCCCGTGCGGAGCGTCACAGACTGCTCGGCAGCGAGATCGGCTACATTCCGCAGGAACCGATGTCGAACCTCGACCCCTCGTACACGATCGGCTACCAGCTGACGGAGCCGCTGCGCGCCGTGCAGAAGCTCTCCCGCGCTGAGGCCAAGGCCAAGGCAGTCTCGATGCTTGAGCGGGTCGGCATCAGCGACCCCGCCCGCGTCATGCGCTCCTATCCGCACGAGATCTCAGGAGGCATGGCCCAGCGCGTGCTCATCGCCGGCGCGATCGCGGGGAAGCCCTCGGTGCTCATCGCCGACGAACCGACCACCGCCCTCGACGTGACGGTGCAGGCAGAGGTGCTCGAGCTGCTGCGGGAACTGCAGCAGGAGTACAAGATGGCCCTCGTGCTCGTGACGCACAACTTCGGTGTCGTCGCCGACATCTGTGACCGGGTGGTCGTGATGAGGAACGGCAACATCGAAGAGATCGGCGAGGTGTCGACCATCTTCGGCCAGCCAACGAGTCGATACACCCGAGAGCTCATCAGCGCATCGCTCGACGGCGCAGAGAGCCGATCAGAACTGGATGCCGCGCTCGCGGTGCCCCGAAAGGTTGTGAACGCGTGA
- a CDS encoding ABC transporter permease — MLRFTIKRLTSGIILLLAVATGTFFLAHLAISDPTAGLLGTTATPAQQEALAVKLGLDRPLLVQFWDWFTHAIVGDFGNSWRNFQPVTAQIALKLPVTLSVVTFATIITAIVGTAVGLISGLRPGSLIDRIVKASTVVLFALPGFWVSLVLVMWFAVQLKWFPAVGYVQPGQSMEGWLRSITLPAVALAVGAIVAVAEQLRNAIVTVNKQDYVRTLRSRGLPQHRIILHILRNASPAALTVLALMFVGLLSGAIVVETIFSLPGIGQLTNSSSQIGDIPVLLGITVISVVFVVIVNFALDVTLGWINPKARVR, encoded by the coding sequence ATGCTCAGATTCACGATCAAGAGACTCACCTCCGGAATCATCCTGCTGCTCGCGGTCGCGACGGGAACGTTCTTCCTTGCACACCTCGCGATCAGCGACCCGACCGCCGGACTGCTCGGCACAACGGCCACCCCTGCCCAGCAAGAGGCGCTCGCGGTGAAGCTCGGACTCGACAGACCGCTTCTCGTTCAGTTCTGGGACTGGTTCACGCACGCCATCGTCGGTGACTTCGGCAACTCGTGGCGCAACTTCCAGCCTGTGACGGCCCAAATCGCGCTCAAGCTGCCGGTCACGCTCTCCGTCGTCACGTTCGCGACGATCATCACAGCGATCGTCGGAACAGCGGTTGGCCTGATCTCGGGCCTCAGGCCGGGAAGCCTGATCGACCGGATCGTGAAAGCGTCGACCGTGGTGCTGTTCGCCCTCCCCGGATTCTGGGTGAGCCTCGTCCTGGTGATGTGGTTCGCCGTGCAGCTCAAGTGGTTCCCAGCCGTCGGCTACGTACAGCCAGGGCAGTCGATGGAGGGATGGCTGCGCTCCATCACCCTGCCAGCCGTTGCTCTCGCAGTCGGAGCCATCGTGGCCGTCGCGGAGCAGCTGCGCAACGCCATCGTCACCGTGAACAAGCAGGACTATGTACGCACGCTACGCAGCCGGGGCCTCCCGCAGCACCGCATCATTCTGCACATCCTGCGCAACGCATCACCCGCGGCGCTCACTGTGCTCGCCCTCATGTTCGTGGGTCTCCTGAGCGGCGCGATCGTCGTGGAGACCATCTTCAGCCTGCCCGGCATCGGGCAGCTCACCAACTCCTCCTCCCAAATCGGCGATATTCCCGTGCTGCTCGGCATCACGGTGATCTCGGTCGTCTTCGTCGTGATCGTGAACTTCGCACTCGACGTGACCCTGGGCTGGATCAACCCGAAGGCGCGTGTGCGATGA